In Symmachiella dynata, the following are encoded in one genomic region:
- a CDS encoding tetratricopeptide repeat protein produces the protein MATPDEMYDEATALKEAGDLEGAVAKLEEILKEDEGHLLAHSALAVHLQRLGRNDESIAHAVKVVELDPKDSFNYTQLSVIYQRCGKIQEAEDAMARAHQLQAGG, from the coding sequence ATGGCTACCCCGGACGAAATGTACGACGAAGCGACCGCTCTTAAAGAAGCAGGCGACCTCGAAGGCGCCGTTGCCAAGCTGGAAGAAATCCTGAAAGAGGACGAAGGGCACTTGTTGGCGCACTCTGCCTTGGCAGTCCATTTGCAGCGGTTGGGGCGGAATGATGAATCCATTGCGCATGCCGTGAAGGTCGTGGAGTTGGATCCCAAAGATTCGTTTAACTACACCCAGTTGTCAGTCATTTATCAGCGGTGCGGCAAGATTCAAGAGGCGGAAGATGCCATGGCCCGCGCCCATCAACTCCAAGCCGGCGGATGA
- the metG gene encoding methionine--tRNA ligase — protein sequence MPDRSRFYVTTPIYYVNDRPHLGHVYTTMVADVVARYHRLIGDETFFLTGVDEHAAKVSEKAAEMGMTPQAWADQNAAAFREVFERLEITNNDFVRTSSEHHKAAVSRYVQALLDSGDVYQGDYVGWYDAGQEEYVPDNKALQNDYKSEVNGKPLIRKSEKNYFFKLESYREPLLAFYAQRDAEGVPFVQPDARRNEIVNRIKEMDDVPISRSGSGGWGIPVPGEEEQTIYVWIDALFNYLTFVDTDADSPMGDRRQFWQAGAVHFIAKDILWFHAAIWPALLLALQKCPGFEWVNLPRQVYSHSYWVSDSGQKMSKSLGNFLDPAAIDNYVETFGLDALRYFLSTRGPLGVSDSAFSPELFIEVYNSDLANTFGNSCSRVANMIGKYFDGQLPAPLPADDPAYLPLKQSDWAGEYMRHFDVLDLTRAGDAALQPVRDVDSFIEQTQPFRMAKDETQRPAVGTVLYQCTEALRIASVLLWPFVPDACEIFWQRIGCGAYADMLADNGSGHWEQLTTWGQLKSGTPIEKGAALFPRYDAERAG from the coding sequence ATGCCCGACCGATCGCGGTTTTACGTCACAACGCCGATCTATTACGTCAATGATCGGCCGCACTTGGGCCACGTCTATACGACGATGGTCGCCGACGTCGTCGCGCGGTATCACCGGCTGATTGGTGACGAGACCTTCTTTCTCACCGGTGTCGACGAACATGCGGCCAAGGTCTCGGAAAAAGCGGCCGAGATGGGAATGACCCCGCAAGCCTGGGCCGATCAAAACGCCGCCGCCTTTCGTGAAGTCTTCGAGCGGTTGGAAATCACCAACAACGATTTCGTCCGCACCAGTTCCGAGCATCACAAGGCGGCCGTCTCGCGCTACGTGCAGGCGCTGCTCGATTCGGGCGACGTCTACCAAGGGGACTACGTCGGCTGGTACGACGCGGGCCAAGAGGAATACGTTCCCGACAACAAGGCGCTGCAAAATGACTACAAGTCCGAGGTCAACGGTAAGCCGCTGATTCGCAAGTCGGAAAAGAATTATTTCTTTAAGCTCGAATCGTATCGCGAGCCGCTCTTAGCATTCTACGCACAGCGCGACGCGGAGGGCGTGCCGTTCGTGCAACCCGACGCCCGCCGGAACGAAATCGTCAATCGCATCAAAGAGATGGACGACGTCCCCATCAGCCGCAGCGGTTCGGGTGGTTGGGGAATTCCCGTCCCCGGCGAAGAGGAACAAACGATCTATGTCTGGATCGATGCGCTGTTCAATTACCTCACGTTCGTCGACACCGACGCCGACAGCCCCATGGGGGACCGCCGTCAATTCTGGCAAGCCGGAGCGGTGCATTTCATTGCCAAGGACATCCTCTGGTTCCATGCAGCCATTTGGCCGGCGCTGCTGTTGGCGCTGCAGAAATGTCCCGGATTCGAATGGGTCAACCTGCCGCGACAGGTCTACTCCCACAGCTATTGGGTCAGTGACTCGGGCCAGAAGATGAGCAAGTCACTCGGCAATTTTCTCGATCCCGCAGCCATCGACAATTACGTCGAGACATTCGGCCTGGATGCTTTGCGTTACTTCTTGAGCACCCGCGGACCGTTGGGCGTTTCCGACAGCGCGTTCAGTCCCGAGTTGTTTATTGAAGTCTACAACAGCGATCTAGCCAACACGTTCGGCAACAGTTGCTCGCGGGTCGCCAACATGATTGGTAAATATTTCGACGGACAACTCCCCGCACCACTGCCTGCCGACGATCCAGCGTACCTGCCACTCAAGCAATCCGACTGGGCCGGCGAATACATGCGGCATTTTGACGTCCTGGACCTGACCCGCGCCGGCGACGCAGCCCTGCAACCGGTGCGCGACGTCGACAGCTTCATCGAACAAACACAGCCCTTCCGCATGGCCAAAGACGAAACCCAACGACCGGCCGTCGGCACGGTGCTCTATCAATGCACCGAAGCCCTGCGCATCGCCTCGGTCTTATTGTGGCCGTTTGTCCCGGATGCGTGCGAAATCTTCTGGCAGCGCATCGGCTGCGGGGCGTATGCTGACATGCTGGCCGACAACGGCAGCGGCCATTGGGAACAACTCACCACCTGGGGCCAATTGAAGTCGGGCACGCCGATCGAAAAAGGGGCGGCGCTGTTTCCGCGGTATGATGCGGAGCGTGCGGGTTAG
- a CDS encoding zinc-ribbon domain containing protein, with translation MDSVDVDLGDLVPHPRFGAFPHLPGGTPTTLAVRQQYAYRMQIVFPETKTAADPEKHNYSVIPRAYYVDVLKQCRDCNRRFIFFAREQRHWYEELKFVIDADCVHCPECRKSTRKLRRRFARYSETINAPDLDDDSLATLLSDAVFLWNHGLLNDEQKLRRLHNLGIKRVPDHPVVKTITRLLD, from the coding sequence ATGGACAGCGTCGACGTTGATCTGGGGGATCTTGTCCCGCACCCACGCTTCGGTGCGTTTCCTCATTTACCGGGCGGCACTCCCACAACGCTCGCCGTGCGCCAACAATACGCCTATCGAATGCAGATCGTTTTTCCTGAAACCAAAACTGCGGCCGATCCGGAAAAGCACAACTACTCCGTCATTCCCCGGGCATACTATGTTGACGTTCTCAAACAATGCCGTGACTGCAATCGCCGCTTCATATTTTTTGCACGTGAGCAACGCCACTGGTACGAGGAACTCAAGTTTGTGATCGATGCAGATTGTGTCCATTGTCCGGAATGCCGAAAGTCAACCCGCAAGTTGCGTCGACGATTTGCCAGATATTCCGAAACAATAAACGCTCCTGACCTCGATGATGATTCGCTGGCAACCCTCCTGTCGGATGCGGTTTTCCTTTGGAATCACGGGTTGTTAAACGACGAACAAAAATTGCGTCGGCTTCACAACTTGGGCATCAAACGCGTACCCGATCATCCGGTTGTGAAAACCATCACGCGACTGCTTGATTGA
- a CDS encoding metallophosphoesterase family protein — translation MRLLAIGDIHGCYNALSTLEKQVPIAPEDMVVTVGDYIDRGPSSAQVLDWLIQRVRAGRLIPLLGNHELMMLEARNHGEHFDNWIFNGGDATLQSYVPATERGTLASIPAAHWQFLENDCRPFYETETHFFVHANVYPNDPLEEQPDHMLYWEHLDEWSVPHESGKIMICGHTPQRTGIPLNLGHALCIDTHAYAGGWLTCLDVAAGRYWQANEQGETRAGLLSEAV, via the coding sequence GTGCGCCTGCTCGCCATCGGCGACATTCACGGTTGCTACAACGCATTATCGACGTTGGAAAAACAAGTGCCGATCGCACCGGAGGATATGGTGGTCACAGTCGGCGATTACATCGACCGTGGACCTAGCAGCGCGCAGGTTTTGGATTGGTTGATTCAACGCGTTCGTGCTGGTCGGTTGATACCGCTATTGGGCAATCATGAACTGATGATGTTAGAGGCGCGGAATCATGGCGAACACTTTGACAATTGGATTTTCAACGGCGGCGATGCCACTTTGCAATCGTATGTCCCTGCAACTGAACGCGGAACATTGGCCAGTATTCCAGCAGCGCATTGGCAATTCTTGGAAAATGATTGCCGCCCTTTTTATGAAACTGAGACCCATTTTTTTGTGCACGCCAATGTCTATCCCAACGATCCGTTGGAGGAACAGCCTGATCACATGTTGTATTGGGAGCACCTGGACGAATGGTCGGTGCCACACGAATCGGGTAAAATCATGATCTGTGGCCACACACCACAGCGAACCGGCATTCCGCTCAACCTGGGGCATGCCCTCTGCATCGACACGCACGCCTATGCCGGTGGTTGGTTAACTTGCCTTGATGTGGCAGCAGGGCGATATTGGCAGGCAAACGAACAGGGGGAGACGCGCGCTGGGCTCCTCAGCGAAGCTGTCTGA
- a CDS encoding GDSL-type esterase/lipase family protein: MTTSTKRLGWIVAIAGGVIASLITFPAAVPWMIAGWLLYSTVLIARGRPGWLPLLVCASIVLVKNVDWPSAFYLLAGAMLAVGIWRGAGSRKQPSVSSNRLGVAVSMIALWGAWLALSWMWWTSAHSSEMPQLQGERPVVCVGDSLTSFGYPDELAKLLTIPVINQGTDGITTSDALKALPELIAANPQIVVIELGGHDFLKGKTRAATKANLQKIVDACHDIGAEVVVMEVPRGFIIDPFGGLEREFTRDNDLELVSDGTIRNLVLWSPYAPPGLWLDAARHLSDDGLHPNARGNRYMAECVTEALVRLYGEKIRTTP, from the coding sequence ATGACCACTTCGACTAAGCGGCTGGGTTGGATCGTGGCGATTGCCGGTGGTGTGATTGCCTCGCTGATCACGTTTCCCGCTGCCGTGCCTTGGATGATTGCGGGTTGGTTGCTGTACTCGACCGTGTTGATCGCGCGCGGCCGTCCGGGTTGGCTTCCGTTATTGGTTTGCGCGAGCATTGTGCTGGTTAAAAATGTGGACTGGCCTTCGGCCTTTTATTTGCTGGCCGGTGCGATGTTGGCCGTGGGGATTTGGCGCGGCGCTGGTTCCCGAAAACAACCATCTGTCTCTAGCAACCGCCTGGGGGTTGCCGTCAGTATGATCGCCCTTTGGGGGGCCTGGTTGGCATTATCGTGGATGTGGTGGACCTCCGCACACAGCAGCGAGATGCCACAATTGCAGGGCGAGCGTCCGGTTGTTTGTGTGGGAGACAGTCTCACCTCGTTTGGCTATCCGGACGAACTGGCCAAGCTGCTCACCATTCCGGTGATCAACCAGGGAACCGATGGCATCACCACCAGCGATGCCTTGAAGGCTTTGCCCGAATTGATTGCGGCGAATCCGCAGATTGTTGTTATCGAACTGGGCGGCCACGATTTTCTCAAAGGCAAAACGCGGGCAGCAACCAAAGCGAACCTGCAAAAAATCGTCGATGCCTGTCACGACATCGGCGCGGAAGTGGTCGTGATGGAAGTGCCGCGTGGATTTATCATCGATCCGTTCGGCGGCCTGGAACGTGAGTTCACGCGGGACAACGACCTGGAGTTGGTCTCCGACGGCACAATTCGCAACCTCGTTCTGTGGAGCCCCTACGCGCCGCCCGGTCTATGGCTCGACGCGGCACGGCATTTGAGCGATGATGGATTGCATCCCAATGCGCGAGGGAATCGGTATATGGCCGAATGTGTCACCGAGGCGTTGGTGCGGTTGTATGGTGAAAAGATCCGGACGACACCGTAA